A single Macaca mulatta isolate MMU2019108-1 chromosome 15, T2T-MMU8v2.0, whole genome shotgun sequence DNA region contains:
- the KCNV2 gene encoding potassium voltage-gated channel subfamily V member 2, which yields MLKQSERRRSWSYKPWNTTENEGSQPRRSICSLGARSGSQASIQGWIEGNYNYYIEEDEDGEEEDQCKDDLAEEDQRAEELTTAKPEGPSDLPALLSTLNVNVGGHSYQLDYCELVSFPKTRLGRLATSTSRSRQLSLCDDYEEETDEYFFDRDPAVFQLVYNFYLSGVLLVLDELCPRCFLEELGYWGVRLKYTPRCCRICFEERRDELSEQLKIQRELRAQAQVEEAEELFRDMRFYGPQRRRLWNLMEKPFSSVAAKAIGVASSIFVLVSVVALVLNTVEEMQQHSEQDEGGPDLRSILEHVEMLCIGFFTLEYLLRLASTPDLRRFARSALNLVDLVAILPLYLQLLLECFTGENHQRGQTVGSVGKVGQVLRVMRLMRIFRILKLARHSTGLRAFGFTLRQCYQQVGCLLLFIAMGIFTFSAAVYSVEHDVPSTNFTTIPHSWWWAAVSISTVGYGDMYPETHLGRFFAFLCIAFGIILNGMPISILYNKFSDYYSKLKAYEYTAIRRERGEVNFMQRARKKIAECLVGSNPQPTPRQEN from the exons ATGCTGAAACAGAGCGAGAGGAGACGGTCCTGGAGCTACAAGCCCTGGAACACCACGGAGAATGAGGGCAGCCAACCCCGCAGGAGCATTTGCTCCCTGGGGGCCCGTTCTGGCTCCCAGGCCAGCATCCAAGGCTGGATAGAGGGCAACTATAACTACTACATCGAGGAAGACGaagatggggaggaggaagaCCAGTGTAAGGATGACCTGGCAGAGGAGGACCAGCGGGCAGAGGAGCTCACCACCGCCAAGCCTGAAGGCCCCAGCGACCTTCCGGCCCTGTTGTCCACGCTGAATGTGAATGTGGGCGGCCACAGCTACCAACTGGACTACTGCGAGCTGGTCAGCTTCCCCAAGACGCGCCTAGGTCGTCTGGCCACCTCCACCAGCCGCAGCCGCCAGCTAAGTCTGTGCGACGACTACGAGGAGGAGACGGACGAATACTTCTTCGACCGCGACCCTGCCGTCTTCCAGCTGGTCTACAATTTCTACTTGTCCGGGGTGCTGCTGGTGCTCGACGAGCTGTGTCCACGCTGCTTCCTGGAGGAGCTGGGCTACTGGGGTGTGCGGCTCAAGTACACGCCGCGCTGCTGCCGCATTTGCTTCGAGGAGCGGCGCGACGAGCTGAGCGAACAGCTCAAGATCCAGCGCGAGTTGCGCGCCCAGGCGcaggtggaggaggcagaggagctCTTCCGCGACATGCGCTTCTACGGGCCGCAGCGGCGCCGCCTCTGGAACCTCATGGAGAAGCCATTCTCCTCGGTGGCCGCCAAGGCCATCGGGGTGGCCTCCAGCATCTTCGTGCTCGTCTCCGTGGTAGCGCTGGTGCTCAACACCGTCGAGGAGATGCAGCAGCACTCGGAGCAGGACGAGGGCGGCCCAGACCTGCGGTCCATCCTGGAGCACGTGGAGATGCTGTGCATAGGCTTCTTCACACTGGAGTACCTGCTGCGCCTCGCCTCCACACCCGACCTGAGGCGCTTCGCGCGCAGCGCCCTCAACCTGGTGGACCTGGTGGCCATCCTGCCGCTCTACCTTCAGCTGCTGCTCGAGTGCTTCACCGGCGAGAACCACCAACGCGGCCAGACGGTGGGCAGCGTGGGTAAGGTGGGTCAGGTGTTGCGCGTCATGCGCCTCATGCGCATCTTCCGCATCCTGAAGCTGGCGCGCCACTCCACCGGACTGCGCGCCTTCGGCTTCACGCTGCGCCAGTGCTACCAGCAGGTGGGCTGCCTGCTGCTCTTCATCGCCATGGGCATCTTCACTTTCTCCGCAGCCGTCTACTCTGTGGAGCACGATGTGCCCAGCACCAACTTCACCACCATCCCCCACTCCTGGTGGTGGGCCGCG GTGAGCATCTCCACTGTGGGCTATGGAGACATGTACCCAGAGACCCACCTGGGCAGGTTTTTTGCCTTCCTCTGCATTGCTTTCGGGATCATTCTCAACGGGATGCCCATTTCCATCCTCTACAACAAGTTTTCTGATTACTACAGCAAGCTGAAGGCTTATGAGTATACCGCCATACgtagggagagaggagaggtgaACTTCATGCAGAGAGCCAGAAAGAAGATAGCTGAGTGTTTGGTTGGAAGCAACCCACAGCCCACCCCAAGACAagagaattaa